The window AATTGTACATAGTCCGATAGTAAGGAACACGCAGAAACCTGGTTGTCTGGGTTAATACTAAACCCCAGCTTTGAGCGCAATAATGGCGCAACTAAGTGCTTGTTTGTTCCGAGAAGATCAATGGCCTCGTTGAAGCGACCTTTATCAATTAAGTTTTCAGCTTTTCTACTAAGTAACTGGTTTTTATTGCTTAATAGCGTTAGTGTTGAGCGTTTCCCTCGCCCGAATTCCCCTTGCCAATCAATCCATCCGGACTCTTGCATTTGAAGTAGAAGATTTCGCATGTGCCGTTTGGTACAAAAAAGGCAGTCAGACAGCTCTTGTAATGTTACCGACACACTGCTTTCGCCAAAGTGGTTAAGCAGCTTGAGATATTGTTGTTCGAGTCTGTTGCTGGCCATAAAAGAGGAACTTATTTTATTTGAATTCATCAATTTTTAATCACCTCAATTTAGACCATTCTATTTCCATCAACAAGGCATACCTCACTATGAGCAAGCGAGTATTCCAAGATCTCGAGGCATTTTTGCCGTAGTTCTACCTATTCGTGAATAAAGAAATGGAAAGTTTTGATGAACACAAAAATTAATAAAGATACAACGATTTGCATGTCTTTGGCGGCAAGACCTACCAATTTCGGTACGCGCTTCCATAACTACCTCTACGATGCGTTGGATCTGAATTACCTCTATAAGGCATTTACCAGTAAAGATCTTGCTGGCGTGATAGCGGGGGTGAGAGCTCTCAATTTTCGCGGTTGCGCTATTTCCATGCCATTTAAAGAGGAAGTCATAGCATTGGTGGATGAGCTCGATCCCTCTGCGGCAGCGATTAATTCCGTTAACACTATCGTGAACACCGATGGACATCTTAAGGCGTATAACACTGACTACATCGCTATTTCTACGTTACTGACTCAATACGCGATCCCAACGGATTTTTCATTTGCTTTAAAAGGAAGCGGTGGGATGGCGAAGGCGGTGGCATGCGCGTTAAGAGACTTGGGATTCACCAACGGCGTTATTGTAGGGAGAAATGAGGCAAGCGGTAGGGCGCTAGCCGATTTGTGTGGATTCAAATGGCAAACCGATATGAGTGGCATCGAGGCTGATTTACTCATTAATGCAACGCCACTCGGCATGAGTGGTGGTATAGAAGAAGGAAAACTGTGCTTTTGTGAGCATGAAATTGAACATGCGCAAGTATTATTTGATGTTGTTGCCATCCCGGCTGTCACCCCCGCAGTACAGTTTGCAAAATCTATCAATAAAAGCGTTATCACGGGTAGTGAAGTATTTGCTATTCAAGCCGTTGAACAGTTTCAGTTATACACCGGAATGAAACCGAGCCAGGAACTTTTTGAACAAGCAGCAGCTTACTCAAGAAGTGAGAGCTAAATCTAATAAAACATCAACGTGTCAGTGAGCTCTTGACTGACACGAATTTGCTCCAAACCTTGCTAGATAATTGAAGCCGATAGATGACATCACTAGCTTTTCATAAAATTATCGTAATGTAATGGTAGTTCCATATGGGATAACTCAGTCTCTTGAAAAGCAACTATTAGAAGGTATAGATTCAAGTCAAAATTGGGACTATGTTTTTTGCTATTTCGACAAAACCCTTCAAATAATCAATCTCTTGCTCACCTTTTCGCATTCCCACATGTATGCACTTCTGGATCCCCTTTGAGCCAATTTTAATACATTCAAGATGTTCACTTTTTGTTGTCGCGCTTACAAGCCAGTCTGGGAGTACCGCTACACCCCGATTATGAGAAACCAATTGTAGGATCAAATCGGATGTTTCTATCTTTACGTGGTTTTTAGGTCTGCAATTGGACGGGATTAAGAATTGGGTGAAAATATCTAGTCTGTCCGCGGAAACTGGCACGGTAATCAGTTTCTTCATTAACCAAGTCGTGTGGCTCAATGTAGGCTTTTTTAGCGAGTGGGTGAGCTTTGTGTACAACTAAGACCAACTCATAGTCAAACACCGGTTGAAAAGTAAGAAGCGGGTGATCTATGGGATCAGGCGTAATTAATATATCTATTTCATGTTCATTGAGAGCATTTATACCGCTAAAATTAAAAGACGATGAGACTTCGAAACGCACATCGGTCCATTTCTCTAGATAAGGATCAGCAATAGCCATCAGCCACTTCTGGCAAGGATGGCATTCCATACCGACTTTTACGTGTCCTCTCATGCCTGAAGCATATTCGCGAAGCATAACCTCGGCATTTTCTAACTGCGGCAAAATTCGCTCAGCAACTTGAATTAAGTATTCACCGGCTTTGGTAAAATGTAAGTTTCTACCCTGTTTAATCCAGATTTTTGTGTTGTAGCGCTCTTCAAGTTTTCTGATCATATGCGAAAGGGCAGACTGGCTCACATGCAGCTTTTCTGCAGCAGCGGTAACACTGCCCTGAGACTTTACTTCCTTTAGAATTTCCAGATATCTCACATCAATCATAACTACGACCCGCTTCCTGATTATGTGATGAGCATAACTCATCATTTAATGAATAAATACCATTTTTAATCATGATAAAACTCCTGCAAAAATAGCGACTACCGATACTTATATTGTTAACTTTCTGATTTGGCGGAGTATTACATGAACTATACAGAAGAATTTCCTCAATCCATTTTTGATGAAGTGATAGAGCGCAAAAACTCAAACTCGATGAAGTGGGCATTCAGTAAACAGTTGCTCAGTTTAGAAGAAAGCGCGGCGGAACCGTTGCCAATGTGGGTTGCAGATACCGATTTCAGAGCGCCTAAACCTGTGTTAAATGCCCTGTATGACGCTGTTGAGCATGGCGTATTTGGTTATCCGGGTGGTGCGCTCGAAAGTTATGTGGATGCGGTAATAAATTGGCAAAAGAAGCGTTTTAGCTGGGCTGTACAAGAGGAGTGGGTGGTTCAAACCGCCGGAATCATTACAAGCCTAAAAACGGCAATTCAAGCATTTTCAAACCCTGGGGATAGCGTCTTAATTCAGCCGCCAGTCTATTCTCATTTTCATAACGATGTGCTTATTAATGGTCGACAACTGGCATTGGCTCCACTGGAGCGAGTTGACCAGGGCTATCGATTTAACCCTGAAGTGTTTGAAGATGCGATTCAAGCGAACACTAAAATATTCATTTTGAGCAATCCTCATAATCCTACCGGTAATGTGTGGTCGGAAGAAGAATTAAGAATCATGGGCGAAATATGTTTTAAACATGGAATACTGGTTATTTCGGATGAAATTCACCAAGATTTGATCATGAATCCGCTCAAAAAGCATACTCCGTTTGCCTCTTTGGGGCGTGAATTTGAGCTAAACAGTCTCACTTGTACCGCGCCAAGTAAAACATTCAATCTGCCTGGATTACAGTGTGCGAACGTCTTTATTCCTAACAAAAACCTACGAAATCAGTTTGCACGGCTGTATGAGAGAAATATGTTCCCATTGGTTAATACACTGGGCATGGTAGCGGCAGAGGCGGCCTATACACACTGTGAAAAATGGGTGGATGCGATGGTCGATTACGTCCGTGGTAACCATGACTATTTTGCGAAAGAGGTTAATGCGATGACGGATAGAATCAGCGTACTTCGGGCCGACTCTCTTTATTTGAGTTGGATTGATTGTCGCAAGTTGGGATTCAGTGCAGTGGAATTAGACCGATTTATGT is drawn from Vibrio sp. CDRSL-10 TSBA and contains these coding sequences:
- a CDS encoding SgrR family transcriptional regulator; amino-acid sequence: MNSNKISSSFMASNRLEQQYLKLLNHFGESSVSVTLQELSDCLFCTKRHMRNLLLQMQESGWIDWQGEFGRGKRSTLTLLSNKNQLLSRKAENLIDKGRFNEAIDLLGTNKHLVAPLLRSKLGFSINPDNQVSACSLLSDYVQFVPGNTFAPLRASPCSSDLQWINPNKRGNR
- a CDS encoding shikimate 5-dehydrogenase; translation: MNTKINKDTTICMSLAARPTNFGTRFHNYLYDALDLNYLYKAFTSKDLAGVIAGVRALNFRGCAISMPFKEEVIALVDELDPSAAAINSVNTIVNTDGHLKAYNTDYIAISTLLTQYAIPTDFSFALKGSGGMAKAVACALRDLGFTNGVIVGRNEASGRALADLCGFKWQTDMSGIEADLLINATPLGMSGGIEEGKLCFCEHEIEHAQVLFDVVAIPAVTPAVQFAKSINKSVITGSEVFAIQAVEQFQLYTGMKPSQELFEQAAAYSRSES
- a CDS encoding LysR substrate-binding domain-containing protein — translated: MIDVRYLEILKEVKSQGSVTAAAEKLHVSQSALSHMIRKLEERYNTKIWIKQGRNLHFTKAGEYLIQVAERILPQLENAEVMLREYASGMRGHVKVGMECHPCQKWLMAIADPYLEKWTDVRFEVSSSFNFSGINALNEHEIDILITPDPIDHPLLTFQPVFDYELVLVVHKAHPLAKKAYIEPHDLVNEETDYRASFRGQTRYFHPILNPVQLQT
- a CDS encoding MalY/PatB family protein, which codes for MNYTEEFPQSIFDEVIERKNSNSMKWAFSKQLLSLEESAAEPLPMWVADTDFRAPKPVLNALYDAVEHGVFGYPGGALESYVDAVINWQKKRFSWAVQEEWVVQTAGIITSLKTAIQAFSNPGDSVLIQPPVYSHFHNDVLINGRQLALAPLERVDQGYRFNPEVFEDAIQANTKIFILSNPHNPTGNVWSEEELRIMGEICFKHGILVISDEIHQDLIMNPLKKHTPFASLGREFELNSLTCTAPSKTFNLPGLQCANVFIPNKNLRNQFARLYERNMFPLVNTLGMVAAEAAYTHCEKWVDAMVDYVRGNHDYFAKEVNAMTDRISVLRADSLYLSWIDCRKLGFSAVELDRFMLTKARLWLDKGQKFGQEGHGYMRVNLGCPRSTVEESIRRLRLSLDYLANDYTI